In a single window of the Pseudomonas entomophila genome:
- a CDS encoding CHAD domain-containing protein, with protein MLDHVVCQVLALNIRLLACRERLAADTDSEALHDLRIALRRLRSLLRPLRELPGVEQLDGATASLGTLTTPLRDREVLAAQLIEHGHLQAGQLRLEGRAGTFASVAASPQLARVLAILDAFPQFLRAADREGLAKDLRRRIDKRLEKQWRTLGKALEDPAHDRHRLRLLIKRVRYGDEAYPQLEHARRPLQRLLKRAQGDLGDWHDRVQWLLQVREHSDLAGCKVAWERELHAAERRSDTILEALREALARR; from the coding sequence ATGCTCGACCATGTGGTTTGCCAGGTACTTGCCCTCAACATACGCCTGCTGGCCTGCCGCGAGCGCTTGGCCGCGGATACCGACAGCGAGGCGCTGCACGACCTGCGCATAGCGCTGCGCCGTCTGCGCAGCTTGCTGCGGCCCTTGCGCGAACTTCCGGGTGTCGAGCAACTGGATGGCGCCACGGCGTCGCTGGGTACGCTTACGACGCCGCTACGTGATCGCGAGGTACTGGCGGCGCAACTGATCGAGCATGGCCACCTGCAAGCGGGGCAGCTTCGCCTGGAGGGCAGGGCGGGTACCTTCGCCAGTGTCGCGGCAAGCCCTCAACTGGCACGGGTGTTGGCAATCCTGGATGCCTTTCCACAGTTTCTCCGGGCGGCGGACCGCGAGGGGTTGGCGAAAGATCTCCGGCGCCGTATCGACAAGCGCCTGGAAAAGCAGTGGCGCACGCTTGGCAAGGCGTTGGAAGACCCGGCCCACGATCGCCATCGCCTGCGCCTGCTGATCAAGCGGGTGCGCTACGGCGACGAAGCCTACCCGCAACTCGAGCATGCCCGCAGGCCACTGCAGCGGTTGCTCAAGCGCGCGCAGGGTGACCTGGGCGACTGGCATGACCGTGTGCAGTGGTTGTTGCAGGTTCGCGAACATAGCGACCTGGCCGGCTGCAAGGTGGCCTGGGAGCGCGAGCTGCATGCGGCCGAGCGCCGCTCCGACACCATCCTCGAAGCGCTGCGCGAAGCTCTAGCGCGCCGATAG
- a CDS encoding acyl-CoA thioesterase — translation MNFTDLIAAARAHPEAVSVPASWAQGRAVFGGLMAAMVHEAMRQKLVDDRPVRSLAITFVGPAAADVPISLEVEVLREGKAVSTLLGRAVQGGQVVTLVQGSFGAGRPSGVAVEALPAMAIQPLEQSAPELPYIKGVTPEFMRHVALRWAIGGLPFSGNASRHMGGWVRLRDVAEGPVEVAHLLALVDAWPPSLMPFLKQPAAGSTLTWTIEFIQPMPSLSTLDWCRYVVETEHARDGYGHAAAALWTAKGELLALSRQTVTVFA, via the coding sequence ATGAACTTCACTGATTTGATAGCGGCGGCGCGCGCGCACCCCGAGGCGGTCAGCGTGCCGGCCAGCTGGGCACAGGGGCGGGCGGTGTTCGGTGGACTGATGGCGGCGATGGTGCATGAGGCGATGCGCCAGAAGCTGGTGGATGATCGCCCGGTGCGCTCGCTGGCCATCACCTTCGTCGGCCCCGCGGCAGCGGATGTGCCGATCAGCCTCGAAGTCGAAGTGTTGCGTGAGGGCAAGGCGGTCAGCACGCTGCTGGGGCGCGCGGTGCAGGGTGGCCAGGTGGTGACCTTGGTGCAGGGCAGCTTCGGTGCCGGGCGGCCGTCGGGGGTCGCGGTTGAAGCGCTGCCGGCCATGGCAATCCAGCCTCTGGAGCAATCGGCGCCTGAGCTGCCCTATATCAAGGGTGTGACCCCCGAGTTCATGCGCCATGTGGCGTTGCGCTGGGCGATTGGCGGCCTGCCGTTCAGTGGCAACGCTTCGCGGCACATGGGGGGCTGGGTGCGTTTGCGTGATGTGGCCGAGGGGCCGGTGGAGGTGGCGCATCTACTGGCGCTGGTCGATGCCTGGCCGCCAAGCCTGATGCCGTTCCTCAAGCAACCTGCTGCCGGCAGCACCCTGACCTGGACCATCGAGTTCATACAGCCCATGCCCAGCCTGTCGACCCTGGACTGGTGCCGCTACGTCGTCGAAACCGAGCATGCGCGCGATGGCTATGGGCATGCCGCGGCGGCGTTGTGGACGGCGAAAGGGGAGTTGCTGGCGTTGAGTCGGCAGACGGTGACAGTGTTCGCTTGA
- a CDS encoding Mpo1-like protein encodes MSKRLPNLPAWQWRGYHHNHRHPTNLVLHLIAVPLFILGALLVLSGLFGLELSQIAVGVIALIAGLGLQRQGHRLEAEQPEPFANRKDAVQRLLTEQFITFPRFVLSGAWWRAWRERHKHRH; translated from the coding sequence ATGAGCAAACGACTGCCCAATCTGCCCGCCTGGCAATGGCGTGGCTACCACCACAATCACCGCCACCCGACCAACCTGGTCCTGCACCTGATCGCCGTGCCGCTGTTCATCCTGGGGGCGCTGCTGGTGCTGTCGGGGCTGTTCGGACTGGAGCTGTCGCAGATTGCCGTTGGCGTCATTGCCCTGATTGCCGGCCTCGGCCTGCAACGCCAGGGACACCGCCTGGAGGCCGAACAACCCGAGCCCTTCGCCAACCGCAAGGACGCCGTGCAACGGCTGCTGACCGAACAGTTCATCACCTTCCCGCGGTTCGTCCTCAGCGGCGCCTGGTGGCGTGCGTGGCGCGAACGGCACAAGCATCGGCATTAA
- a CDS encoding patatin-like phospholipase family protein — protein sequence MSKRVALVLGSGGARGYAHIGVIEEIERRGYEIGCIAGCSMGAVIGGIYAAGKLDEYRNWIESLDYLDVLRLVDVSFRLGAIRGDKVFGQIRKIVGEINIEQLRIPYTAVATDLTNQQEIWFQEGCLHQAMRASAAIPSLFTPVVQGNRMLVDGGILNPLPIVPVVSSHCDLIIAVNLNATNQKQYQLPVIERPAAFKMRFDSLISSLGSRLPFRRKPAEQLIRIEQEITVESLAPPNPWLGESAEPEGQQPAAAPESEGAPKSATGSFIIDNVGPASLLDLINQSFEVMQTSLAQYKIAGYPPDVLINVPKRVCRFFEFYKAPELIALGREIARDTLDAHEGQRR from the coding sequence ATGAGCAAACGCGTGGCACTGGTACTCGGTTCGGGCGGCGCCCGGGGGTACGCGCACATCGGCGTGATCGAGGAAATCGAGCGACGTGGTTACGAGATCGGCTGTATCGCCGGCTGCTCGATGGGCGCCGTGATCGGCGGCATCTATGCCGCCGGGAAGCTGGACGAGTACCGTAACTGGATCGAAAGCCTGGACTACCTCGACGTGCTGCGCCTGGTCGATGTGAGCTTTCGCCTGGGAGCCATAAGGGGCGACAAGGTGTTCGGGCAGATTCGCAAGATCGTCGGTGAGATCAACATCGAACAATTGCGCATTCCCTACACTGCGGTGGCCACTGACCTGACCAATCAACAGGAAATCTGGTTCCAGGAAGGTTGCCTGCATCAGGCCATGCGCGCCTCGGCGGCGATCCCCAGCCTGTTCACCCCTGTGGTGCAGGGCAATCGGATGCTGGTCGACGGCGGCATTCTCAACCCGCTGCCGATCGTGCCGGTGGTGTCCAGCCACTGTGACCTGATCATCGCGGTCAACCTCAACGCCACCAACCAGAAACAATACCAGCTACCTGTGATCGAGCGCCCGGCGGCGTTCAAGATGCGTTTTGACTCACTGATCAGTTCGCTCGGCTCACGCCTGCCTTTTCGCCGCAAGCCGGCCGAGCAATTGATACGCATCGAGCAGGAGATCACCGTGGAGAGCCTGGCCCCCCCCAATCCTTGGCTGGGTGAGAGTGCCGAACCCGAAGGCCAGCAACCAGCAGCGGCGCCGGAAAGCGAAGGCGCCCCGAAATCGGCCACGGGTTCTTTCATCATCGACAACGTCGGCCCGGCCTCCCTGCTCGACCTGATCAACCAGAGTTTCGAGGTGATGCAGACGTCGTTGGCGCAGTACAAGATCGCGGGCTATCCACCCGATGTGCTGATCAATGTGCCCAAGCGGGTCTGCCGGTTCTTCGAGTTCTACAAGGCGCCGGAGTTGATTGCCCTGGGACGGGAAATTGCGCGGGACACGCTGGACGCCCATGAAGGGCAGCGCCGCTAG
- a CDS encoding SurA N-terminal domain-containing protein — protein sequence MLQNIRDNSQGWIAKTIIGLIVVLMALTGFEAIFQAATHSQDAAKVNGQTISQNELSQAVDMQRRQLMQQLGKDFDPALLDEKMLREAALKGLIDRKLLLQGAEDAKFAFSEAALDQLILQTPEFQVDGKFSADRFDSVIRQMGYGRMQFREMLAQEMLIGQLRTGLAGSSFVTDKQVEAFARLEKQTRDFAALTFKADPAAVKVSDEEVKAHYDQHAKEFMTPDQVVIDYIELKKSAFFAQVKVSDDELKALYEKEIANLGEQRHAAHILIEVNDKTTDAQAKARIEEIQQRLEKGEDFAKLAKEFSQDPGSANAGGDLGFAGPGVYDPTFEDALYKLNKDQVSAPVRTQFGYHLVKLLGVQAPDVPSFASLKDKLTHELKTQQVEQRFVEATKQLEDAAFEASDLVQPAQDLGLKVQTSAAFGREGGEGITANRAVIQAAFSEQVLEDSANSNGIELDPETVVVLRVKEHRKPEQLPLEAVAKNISQHLAKEKATAELKAKADKLIAGLRDGSVKAASQSWKVQEAVTRGQDGIDPAELQAVFRMAKPESKDKPVYGSVVLGDGSLVVLQLKGVNEGAAATDEEKGQIRRYLASRAGSQDFAAYRKLLEGSADITRY from the coding sequence ATGCTGCAGAATATCAGGGACAATTCACAAGGTTGGATTGCCAAGACCATCATTGGCCTCATCGTCGTGCTCATGGCGTTGACCGGCTTCGAAGCCATCTTCCAAGCCGCCACCCATAGCCAGGACGCCGCCAAGGTAAACGGCCAGACCATCAGCCAGAACGAACTGAGCCAGGCCGTCGACATGCAGCGCCGCCAGCTGATGCAACAGCTGGGCAAGGATTTCGACCCTGCGCTGCTGGACGAGAAGATGCTGCGCGAAGCCGCGCTCAAGGGGCTGATCGATCGCAAGCTGCTGCTGCAGGGGGCCGAAGACGCCAAGTTCGCTTTCTCCGAGGCCGCGCTGGATCAACTGATCCTGCAGACGCCTGAATTCCAGGTCGATGGCAAGTTCAGCGCCGATCGTTTCGATTCGGTCATCCGCCAGATGGGCTACGGGCGCATGCAGTTCCGCGAGATGCTGGCCCAGGAAATGCTCATCGGCCAACTGCGCACCGGCCTTGCCGGCAGCAGTTTCGTCACCGACAAGCAGGTCGAGGCCTTCGCTCGCCTGGAGAAGCAGACCCGTGACTTCGCCGCGCTGACCTTCAAGGCCGACCCGGCCGCAGTCAAGGTGAGCGACGAGGAGGTCAAGGCGCACTATGACCAGCACGCCAAGGAGTTTATGACCCCCGACCAGGTGGTCATCGACTACATCGAGCTGAAGAAGTCGGCCTTCTTCGCCCAGGTCAAGGTCAGCGACGATGAGCTCAAGGCGCTGTACGAGAAGGAGATCGCCAACCTTGGCGAGCAGCGCCATGCCGCGCACATCCTGATCGAGGTCAACGACAAGACCACCGATGCCCAGGCCAAGGCCCGCATCGAGGAAATCCAGCAACGTCTGGAAAAGGGTGAGGACTTCGCCAAGCTGGCCAAGGAGTTCTCCCAGGACCCAGGTTCCGCCAATGCAGGCGGCGACCTCGGCTTTGCTGGCCCAGGTGTGTACGACCCGACCTTCGAGGACGCGCTGTACAAGCTGAACAAGGATCAGGTGTCCGCCCCGGTGCGCACCCAGTTCGGCTACCACCTGGTCAAGCTGCTGGGCGTCCAGGCACCTGACGTGCCGAGCTTCGCCAGCCTGAAGGATAAGCTGACCCACGAGCTGAAGACCCAGCAAGTGGAGCAGCGCTTCGTCGAGGCGACCAAGCAACTCGAGGATGCTGCGTTCGAGGCATCCGACCTGGTTCAGCCTGCGCAGGACCTGGGCCTGAAAGTGCAGACCTCCGCGGCGTTCGGCCGTGAAGGTGGCGAAGGTATCACGGCCAACCGTGCGGTGATCCAGGCTGCCTTCAGCGAGCAGGTGCTGGAGGATAGCGCCAACAGCAACGGCATCGAGCTGGACCCGGAGACCGTGGTGGTATTGCGGGTCAAGGAGCACCGCAAGCCTGAACAGTTGCCCCTGGAGGCCGTGGCCAAGAACATCAGCCAGCACTTGGCCAAGGAGAAGGCGACCGCCGAACTCAAGGCCAAGGCCGACAAGCTGATCGCCGGCCTGCGTGATGGCTCGGTCAAGGCCGCGAGCCAGAGCTGGAAGGTCCAGGAAGCGGTGACCCGCGGTCAGGACGGTATCGATCCGGCCGAGCTGCAGGCGGTGTTCCGCATGGCCAAGCCCGAGTCCAAGGACAAGCCCGTGTATGGCAGTGTAGTGCTGGGCGATGGCAGCCTGGTGGTCCTGCAGCTCAAGGGTGTCAACGAAGGCGCTGCCGCCACCGACGAGGAGAAGGGGCAGATTCGCCGCTACCTCGCTTCGCGTGCCGGTTCGCAGGACTTCGCGGCCTACCGCAAGTTGCTGGAAGGCAGTGCCGATATCACGCGCTACTGA
- a CDS encoding IS110 family transposase produces MSKHRTKRNSLSSNDVTLCQHLSVDLAKQVFQVAGDDGSGRVIYEDRIKSREAFHAFLTRLPPTVTVLMESGPGAQAWGRLLQAQGTPVRILPAQRVAEHRSGAKNDRNDAHAILRAGRDTSIAAVPIKSTAALAIQALHRARRGYVRRHTALGNQIRGLLLEQGVALAQGDLAVSHGVPRILEDTTQPLPDLLRELLDELLAEWRYLSERIAILTGRLETAAQADKVACRLMTIRGVGPIIATAMLAKQPEPSRFPNARQFAAYFGLVPDQHSSGKKVRLGKMSKRGDGYLRSMMIQGAHAVLSHLKPDSDQPDDRRLLRWLTRLGRKEAAIRLANRNLRIIWVLLQGEQVYQRQPNDRQEPAMSH; encoded by the coding sequence ATGAGCAAGCATAGGACGAAGCGCAATTCCCTGTCTTCCAACGATGTAACGCTTTGCCAACATCTGTCAGTCGACCTGGCCAAGCAAGTCTTTCAGGTGGCCGGAGATGACGGTTCCGGGCGCGTCATCTACGAAGATCGAATCAAATCCCGTGAAGCCTTTCATGCGTTCCTGACCAGGCTGCCACCCACTGTGACGGTCCTGATGGAAAGTGGCCCCGGCGCTCAAGCATGGGGGCGTTTGCTACAGGCGCAGGGAACGCCAGTCCGCATCCTGCCCGCGCAGCGAGTGGCGGAGCACCGCAGTGGTGCCAAGAACGATCGTAACGACGCCCATGCCATCTTGCGCGCAGGCCGGGATACCAGCATTGCTGCGGTGCCGATCAAGAGCACTGCCGCTTTGGCGATTCAAGCCTTACACCGCGCCCGCAGAGGCTATGTCAGGCGCCACACCGCGCTAGGCAACCAGATCCGCGGCCTGTTACTGGAACAGGGCGTCGCCCTGGCGCAAGGCGATTTAGCCGTCAGCCACGGTGTACCGCGCATTCTTGAAGATACGACTCAACCATTGCCAGATCTGCTGCGTGAATTGCTCGATGAACTGCTCGCCGAATGGCGCTATCTGAGTGAGCGTATCGCCATCCTGACAGGACGGCTCGAAACAGCGGCGCAGGCCGACAAGGTCGCATGCCGCCTGATGACGATACGCGGTGTCGGCCCGATCATCGCCACAGCGATGCTGGCCAAGCAGCCTGAACCTTCGCGTTTCCCCAATGCTCGACAGTTTGCCGCTTACTTTGGCCTGGTGCCCGACCAGCACAGCAGTGGAAAGAAGGTCAGGCTAGGCAAGATGAGCAAGCGAGGTGACGGCTACCTGCGCAGCATGATGATCCAGGGTGCGCACGCGGTTCTTAGCCATTTGAAGCCTGATTCCGATCAGCCAGACGATCGCCGCCTCTTGCGATGGTTAACTCGACTTGGTCGCAAGGAGGCGGCGATCAGACTGGCTAATCGAAATCTGCGCATCATCTGGGTGCTGCTACAAGGTGAGCAGGTCTACCAACGCCAACCGAACGATCGTCAGGAGCCCGCCATGAGCCACTGA